Proteins from a genomic interval of Rhipicephalus microplus isolate Deutch F79 chromosome 6, USDA_Rmic, whole genome shotgun sequence:
- the LOC142765085 gene encoding uncharacterized protein LOC142765085 produces MSAEAACVFQKRPLFDRLPCTSNMRSFGLVVAAILVVTVCSDFADSNRSTLKEIPYWRLRSYATQLALMSSKSYARRLTEIIKTERDGDHLAILFEAVETTCKQIRKLLSSPAYCPVRENSSVFHCAGIVELRGNSFDRAKLPEKVFCRNVHDH; encoded by the exons ATGTCCGCAGAGGCAGCTTGCGTTTTTCAGAAGCGCCCACTTTTCGACAGGCTGCCTTGTACGTCAAATATGAGGTCCTTCGGTCTCGTTGTGGCAGCGATTCTGGTCGTgactgtgtgctcagatttcgcgGACTCAAACAGGTCGACGTTGAAGGAAATTCCGTATTGGCGACTCCGTTCTTACGCGACTCAGCTGGCCCTCATGAGTTCGAAAAGCTACGCGCGCCGCCTGACCGAGATCATCAAGACTGAG CGTGATGGAGATCATCTTGCCATTCTTTTTGAAGCCGTCGAAACAACGTGCAAACAGATCAGGAAGCTCTTGTCATCACCGGCGTATTGTCCGGTGCGAGAGAACAGC AGCGTTTTTCACTGCGCCGGCATAGTGGAGCTCCGCGGCAATTCGTTCGACAGAGCCAAGTTACCCGAGAAGGTTTTCTGCAG GAACGTTCACGATCACTGA